A DNA window from Hydrogenophaga taeniospiralis contains the following coding sequences:
- a CDS encoding polyprenyl synthetase family protein, translating into MQRVDQVIGERLTTEVPLVREVAQYIISAGGKRLRPALLLLVSGALGSQSPHRHALAAVVEFIHTATLLHDDVVDESTLRRGRETANERFGNAASVLVGDFLYSRAFQMMVDVNDMRVMQVLSDATNVIAEGEVLQLMNMHDTSLDEAAYLRVIRSKTAKLFEASARLAPILMGSDPHIEAICATYGQALGTAFQVIDDVLDYEGSAGELGKNLGDDLREGKVTLPIICALRTAPEAERALIQQAIQHGDLTHLDDILSIIVRTGALTSARNSAMTEAQRAIDAARQLPANAYTEALLQLAAGLLERRS; encoded by the coding sequence ATGCAACGGGTCGATCAGGTGATCGGCGAACGACTGACCACCGAGGTTCCTCTGGTCCGCGAAGTGGCCCAATACATCATTTCAGCGGGCGGCAAACGTCTGCGCCCTGCGCTGCTCCTGCTGGTCAGCGGCGCATTGGGCAGTCAGAGCCCACACCGCCACGCCTTGGCGGCGGTTGTTGAATTCATCCACACCGCCACCCTGCTGCACGACGATGTGGTGGACGAGTCGACCTTGCGCCGCGGCCGGGAGACGGCCAATGAACGGTTCGGAAACGCCGCCAGCGTGCTGGTGGGCGACTTTTTGTATTCACGCGCCTTTCAGATGATGGTGGATGTCAACGACATGCGGGTGATGCAGGTGCTGTCCGACGCCACCAATGTGATCGCGGAAGGCGAGGTGCTGCAACTCATGAACATGCACGACACCTCGCTGGACGAAGCCGCCTACCTACGTGTGATCCGCTCAAAAACCGCCAAGCTGTTCGAGGCCAGCGCCCGACTGGCCCCCATATTGATGGGCTCCGACCCGCACATTGAGGCCATCTGTGCTACCTACGGCCAAGCGCTGGGCACAGCCTTTCAGGTGATCGACGACGTGTTGGACTATGAAGGCAGCGCCGGCGAACTGGGCAAGAATCTGGGGGACGACCTGCGTGAAGGCAAGGTCACCCTGCCGATCATCTGCGCGCTGCGCACCGCCCCGGAAGCAGAACGCGCCTTGATTCAACAGGCCATTCAGCATGGAGATCTCACCCATCTGGACGACATCCTCTCCATCATTGTGCGAACCGGGGCTCTCACATCGGCCCGCAACAGCGCCATGACCGAGGCGCAAAGGGCCATTGATGCAGCCCGTCAGCTTCCCGCCAATGCCTACACCGAGGCTTTGCTACAATTGGCGGCTGGACTGCTGGAGCGACGCTCCTAA
- the rplU gene encoding 50S ribosomal protein L21 — translation MYAVIKTGGKQYRVAAGEKIKVEQIAADVGQEIVFDQVLAVGNGTEIKVGTPLVSGATVTVTVLAHGRHDKVSIFKMRRRKHYQKRQGHRQNFTELQISSIAA, via the coding sequence ATGTACGCGGTCATAAAAACCGGTGGCAAACAGTATCGTGTTGCTGCTGGCGAAAAAATTAAAGTAGAACAGATTGCTGCGGATGTGGGCCAAGAGATCGTGTTTGACCAGGTTCTGGCTGTCGGCAACGGCACCGAAATCAAGGTTGGCACTCCCTTGGTTTCCGGCGCAACGGTCACGGTCACGGTGTTGGCGCATGGCAGGCACGACAAGGTCAGCATCTTCAAGATGCGCCGTCGCAAGCACTACCAGAAGCGTCAAGGTCACCGTCAGAATTTCACCGAACTGCAGATTTCGTCGATCGCAGCCTGA
- the rpmA gene encoding 50S ribosomal protein L27, whose protein sequence is MAQKKGGGSTRNGRDSKPKMLGVKAFGGELVSAGSIIVRQRGTKFHPGVNVGLGKDHTLFATADGHVTFAVKGELNRHVVSITPV, encoded by the coding sequence ATGGCACAGAAAAAAGGCGGCGGCTCTACGCGAAACGGGCGCGATTCCAAGCCCAAGATGCTCGGCGTGAAAGCGTTCGGTGGTGAGCTGGTCAGCGCAGGCTCGATCATCGTTCGTCAGCGGGGCACGAAGTTTCACCCCGGGGTGAACGTGGGTCTGGGCAAGGACCACACCCTGTTTGCCACGGCTGACGGGCATGTCACTTTCGCCGTCAAAGGCGAACTGAACCGCCACGTGGTGAGCATCACGCCCGTCTGA
- the cgtA gene encoding Obg family GTPase CgtA — MKFVDEATIEVAAGDGGNGCASFRHEKYKEFGGPDGGDGGRGGHVYAVADASLNTLVDFRYTRRFEAHRGEHGKGSDMFGVKGDDIVLKMPVGTIIADAETGEVLHELLQPGEQITIAKGGDGGFGNMHYKSSTNRAPRQKTPGWAGEKRTLKLELKVLADVGLLGMPNAGKSTLIAAISNARPKIADYPFTTLYPNLGVVRVAPEKSFVVADVPGLIEGASEGAGLGHQFLRHLQRTRLLLHMLDVAPFDEGVDPVVQAKAIVAELKKFDQKLYDKPRWLVLNKLDMVSADERETRVKDIVKRLKYKGPVFEISALTREGCERLVQSVYEYLSKEFQSHQQPVDVDPRFVDDPRGV; from the coding sequence ATGAAATTTGTAGACGAAGCCACGATCGAAGTCGCTGCGGGCGATGGTGGCAATGGCTGCGCCTCGTTCAGGCATGAGAAATACAAAGAATTTGGCGGCCCCGATGGTGGAGACGGTGGCCGTGGCGGCCACGTGTACGCGGTGGCGGATGCCAGCCTGAATACTTTGGTGGACTTTCGCTACACGCGGCGTTTCGAGGCTCATCGTGGCGAGCATGGCAAAGGCTCAGACATGTTCGGTGTCAAGGGCGACGACATCGTGTTGAAGATGCCCGTGGGCACTATCATCGCGGATGCCGAAACCGGCGAGGTGCTGCACGAGCTGCTGCAGCCTGGCGAGCAGATCACCATCGCCAAGGGTGGCGATGGCGGCTTCGGCAACATGCACTACAAGAGCTCGACCAACCGCGCGCCGCGTCAGAAGACGCCTGGCTGGGCGGGGGAAAAGCGCACGCTCAAGCTGGAGCTGAAGGTGTTGGCCGATGTGGGCCTGCTGGGCATGCCCAACGCGGGCAAGTCCACGCTGATCGCCGCCATTTCCAATGCCCGACCGAAGATTGCCGACTACCCATTCACCACGCTGTATCCCAATCTTGGCGTGGTGCGGGTCGCGCCTGAGAAGAGTTTTGTGGTGGCCGATGTGCCGGGGTTGATCGAAGGTGCTTCGGAGGGCGCGGGGCTGGGGCACCAGTTTCTGCGTCACCTGCAGCGCACCCGGTTGCTGCTGCATATGCTCGATGTGGCGCCGTTCGACGAAGGTGTGGACCCCGTGGTGCAAGCCAAGGCCATCGTGGCGGAGCTCAAGAAGTTTGACCAGAAGCTGTACGACAAGCCGCGCTGGCTGGTGCTCAACAAGCTGGATATGGTGAGCGCCGATGAGCGCGAAACCCGTGTCAAGGACATCGTCAAGCGACTGAAGTACAAAGGGCCGGTGTTCGAGATATCTGCCCTGACCCGCGAAGGCTGTGAGCGGCTGGTGCAGTCGGTCTACGAATACCTGTCCAAGGAATTCCAGTCGCATCAGCAACCGGTGGATGTGGACCCGCGTTTCGTGGACGACCCGCGCGGCGTCTGA